The genomic region CACGAAATTCTTGAGAATGGTATGAAGAAAGAGAGACTGGATAGGGTTCTTGTTGACAGAGGATTTGTAAAAAGCAGGGAAAGAGCACGTGCCCTTATAATGGCAGGCAAGGTTTTAGTCGATGGTAATATTGTTGACAAAGCGGGAACAAAGATTTCTGTTGACGCGAAGATAGAACTGAAAGGTAAAGATATTCCTTACGTTTCAAGGGGTGGATTAAAATTAGAAACTGCCCTAAAAGCCTTTAACATAAAACCTGAAAACTGGGTTTGTCTGGATGTTGGTGCATCAACTGGTGGATTTACAGACTGCCTTTTGAAGCACGGTGCAAAAAAGGTTTATGCTGTTGATGTAGGTAAGGGTCAGCTTGACTGGAAGTTGAGAAATGATGAAAGGGTTATTTCAATAGAACAGTTTAACGCGCGCTATTTAACAGACAAAGAGGTGCCTGAAAAGGTTGATCTGATAGTCATAGATGTTTCTTTTATCTCTTTAACTAAAATATTGCCTGTTGTTAAGCAGTTTTTGAAGGATGACGGGCGGATAGTTGCACTTATAAAGCCTCAGTTTGAACTATCCAAAAAAGAGGTGGACAGGGGAAGAGGCGTTATTAAGTCACCGCAACTTCACAGGAAAGCGATAGACAAGATAATTGCTTTTTCAAAGGAAGAAGGGCTTTATCCTGTTAATCTCGTTCTGTCTGAGCCGAGGGGTCCCAAGGGAAATAAGGAATTTTTAATTCTTTTAACCAGAAATCCTGAAGATGATTCTTTGACAGACGACCGGATTGAAGAAGAAATATTAAAGAGTTGAAATTTTATAAAAAAGTCACAAATTAAAGGCAAAAATTAAACTAAAAAAGGCGGGTTGTGATTTTAACTATTTCCGCCAAACAATTTTCAGGAGGAACAATGGAAAAAAGAATTTTCGAAGCTTTACATAAATTGAACAAACCCCTTAAAGCAAGAGAGATAGCAAAGTTTTTAGGCATACCGCCTGAAGAGAGAGAGGCTTTAAGAGAAAAGCTGAAAGAGATGGCTAAAAGCGGGAAGCTTGTAAAACTTAAAGGTGCAAAGTATGCCCTTCCGGAGAAGTTAAACCTAATTGTAGGTAAATTATGTGCTTATAAGGAAGGTTTTGGTTTTGTTGATCCGCTTGAAGGCGGCAAAGGCGTTTTTGTTCCAGGAAGAAACATGGCAGGGGCGATGAACGGAGATATTGTCGCTGTTCAAGTAGTAAAAGAAGGGAAAGATGGAAAGCGAGAAGGAAAAATTGTTTCTATCATTGACAGGGCTGTGAAAAAAGTTGTTGGAAGGGTTGAAAAGTATAAAAAACACTGCTTCGTTGTTCCTGAGGACAAAAGGATACGGTACGACGTTATTCTCACATCTGAAGATTTCAAAAACGTTGAAGACGGAGATTACGTTGTTGCAGAGATAATTTCTTATCCTTCAGAGACGAGAGGTCCTGTTGGTAGGGTTGTTGAAAATCTTGGTAAAAGCGGTCCAAAACTTGATATAGAACTGATTATCAGAAAGTATGATCTTCCCGTTGAATTTCCGCAGGAGGTTTTGGAAGAGGCGGAAAAGATACCTCAAGAGGTTTCAATATCTGATATTAAAGGGAGGGTTGATTTAAGAGAGCAACTGACATTTACAATAGATGGAGAAACTGCCAGAGATTTTGACGACGCGGTTGCCATAGAAAAATTACCAAACGGTAATTACAGGCTTTTTGTTCACATTGCAGATGTTTCCCACTACGTTAAGCCGGGAAGTGCCCTTGATAAAGAGGCTTACAACAGAGGGACGAGTGTCTATTTTCCTGATAGATGTATTCCTATGCTTCCCGAAAGACTTTCAAACGGTATCTGTTCCTTAAATCCTGATGTTGACAGATTGACCTTCACCTGTGAGATGGAGATAAACAGGCACGGCATAGTTGTTGATTACAAGATTTACGAAAGTGTTATTCACAGCAAAGCAAGACTTACTTACAATATAGCTCAGAAGATAATAGACGGTGATGAGGAAGCTAAACGTGATTTTCCCCATGTAGTTGAGTCTCTTAACCACATGTACCGGTTAGCACAGATTCTTCACAGAAAAAGGTACAAGAGGGGGAGTATTGACTTTGATCTTCCGGAGCCTGTAGTTGTTCTCAATGCGGAAGGGGAACCAATAGACATATACAAAGCGGAAAGACTTTGGTCTCACAGGCTGATAGAGGAATTTATGATTATTGCCAACGAGACTGTTGCAGAGTTTATGTTCTGGGCTGACTATCCGTCTGTTTACAGGATTCATGAATCGCCGGACAGGGAAAAACTTGCAGAGTTTCTGAACTTTGTTAAATCCCTTGGCATAAAAGTTCCAAATATAAAAAACGATGTTCAACCCAAACTTCTTCAAAAGATTCTTGAACAGGTTGCAGGAAAACCGGAGGAAAAACTTGTTAATTATCTCATGCTAAGGACAATGGCAAGGGCAAAGTATTCCCCTGATAACATAGGGCATTTTGGACTTGCTTCAACCTGCTATACGCATTTTACATCGCCTATAAGGCGTTATGCTGACCTTCAACTTCATCGTTTGATTAAAATGGCTTTGAAGGGCGAATTTAATAGTGACAACATATCTTTTTGGGAAGAAAAGCTTGAGAGGATATGTAAACACATTACGGAAAGATCCATTAACGCCGATGAAGCCGAAAGGGATGTTGTTCAACTTAAACAACTTCAGTATGCAGTAAACCACGTAGGCGAAGTGTTCGAAAGTATAGTTACAGGTGTTTCTGAACAGGGGCTTTTTATAGAAACCGTGGAGGAGCTGATTCCGGGTTTTGTTCATGTTTCTTCCCTTAAAAACGACTACTATATCTGTATTCCAAAGCAGTACTGCCTTTTAGGAGAAAGGACGAAAACTCTCTTTAGAATAGGTGACAGGGTATTAGCCAAACTTATTGGCGTGGATGTTGAAAACAGAAAGGCAGAGTTTGAGATTGTTAAGAAACTTCAACCGTCACGGTAAACTTGAAAAGTTTTGCCTTTTGCTATAAACTTTGACACTGCAAAATAGAAAGAAAGGAGGTGTTTTTAATGCCAAATATAAAATCTGCAAAGAAGCGTCTTCGCCAGAGTATTAAGAGACGTGAAAGAAATAGAATGTACGTGAAAAGGCTTAAGACAGAATCCAAGAAAGTTCTCAAGGCAGTTGAAGAAAAGAATCTTGAGCTTGCTAAAGAA from Desulfurobacterium sp. TC5-1 harbors:
- a CDS encoding TlyA family RNA methyltransferase — translated: MKKERLDRVLVDRGFVKSRERARALIMAGKVLVDGNIVDKAGTKISVDAKIELKGKDIPYVSRGGLKLETALKAFNIKPENWVCLDVGASTGGFTDCLLKHGAKKVYAVDVGKGQLDWKLRNDERVISIEQFNARYLTDKEVPEKVDLIVIDVSFISLTKILPVVKQFLKDDGRIVALIKPQFELSKKEVDRGRGVIKSPQLHRKAIDKIIAFSKEEGLYPVNLVLSEPRGPKGNKEFLILLTRNPEDDSLTDDRIEEEILKS
- the rnr gene encoding ribonuclease R, with product MEKRIFEALHKLNKPLKAREIAKFLGIPPEEREALREKLKEMAKSGKLVKLKGAKYALPEKLNLIVGKLCAYKEGFGFVDPLEGGKGVFVPGRNMAGAMNGDIVAVQVVKEGKDGKREGKIVSIIDRAVKKVVGRVEKYKKHCFVVPEDKRIRYDVILTSEDFKNVEDGDYVVAEIISYPSETRGPVGRVVENLGKSGPKLDIELIIRKYDLPVEFPQEVLEEAEKIPQEVSISDIKGRVDLREQLTFTIDGETARDFDDAVAIEKLPNGNYRLFVHIADVSHYVKPGSALDKEAYNRGTSVYFPDRCIPMLPERLSNGICSLNPDVDRLTFTCEMEINRHGIVVDYKIYESVIHSKARLTYNIAQKIIDGDEEAKRDFPHVVESLNHMYRLAQILHRKRYKRGSIDFDLPEPVVVLNAEGEPIDIYKAERLWSHRLIEEFMIIANETVAEFMFWADYPSVYRIHESPDREKLAEFLNFVKSLGIKVPNIKNDVQPKLLQKILEQVAGKPEEKLVNYLMLRTMARAKYSPDNIGHFGLASTCYTHFTSPIRRYADLQLHRLIKMALKGEFNSDNISFWEEKLERICKHITERSINADEAERDVVQLKQLQYAVNHVGEVFESIVTGVSEQGLFIETVEELIPGFVHVSSLKNDYYICIPKQYCLLGERTKTLFRIGDRVLAKLIGVDVENRKAEFEIVKKLQPSR
- the rpsT gene encoding 30S ribosomal protein S20: MPNIKSAKKRLRQSIKRRERNRMYVKRLKTESKKVLKAVEEKNLELAKEQLRIAMKYIERAAARGVIHKNEAARRMSKIAKSVAELEKELAQG